A genomic segment from Terriglobales bacterium encodes:
- a CDS encoding helix-turn-helix transcriptional regulator, with translation MNIGETIRNYRLQKALSQGDIEKRTGLLRCYLSRVENGHTIPSLDTLAKIANAMDLPLAQFFSVGEHDNGSKNLPQLSDDQVRFLNQVRRYSAALNESDRKLVLQMVKKMAASTGK, from the coding sequence ATGAATATAGGCGAGACCATACGCAACTACCGCCTGCAAAAAGCCCTTTCGCAAGGCGACATTGAAAAGCGCACGGGCCTTTTGCGGTGCTATCTCTCCCGCGTCGAAAACGGGCACACGATTCCTTCCTTGGACACGCTGGCCAAAATCGCCAATGCCATGGATCTTCCTCTGGCCCAGTTTTTCTCCGTCGGGGAGCACGACAACGGCTCCAAGAATCTGCCCCAGCTTAGCGACGACCAGGTGCGTTTCCTGAACCAGGTGCGCCGCTACTCCGCCGCACTCAACGAGAGCGACCGCAAGCTGGTGTTGCAGATGGTAAAGAAGATGGCTGCCAGTACCGGCAAATAG
- a CDS encoding dienelactone hydrolase family protein: MTNATVLRIFILVVSFVLCSQSLVAAEGKQVSYKSGDETVSGMLYSPSGKGPFPALVVIHEWWGLNDWVKQQAAELADQGYVTLALDLYRGKVAMTSDEAHEIMRGVPQDRATRDLLAASAYLRSLNNVDKTRVGAIGWCMGGGYALDLALNDPQLKAVVINYGHLATQPETLSKIHAHVLGIFGGKDRGIPADDVHKFEEQLKAQGKTVEIAIFPEAGHAFENPNNTAGYRADDAAAARKKTVAFLEANLKK; this comes from the coding sequence ATGACGAATGCAACGGTCCTCCGCATTTTCATTTTGGTTGTGAGCTTCGTTCTATGCTCGCAGTCGCTCGTGGCCGCTGAAGGTAAGCAGGTCTCCTACAAGAGCGGAGACGAGACCGTCAGCGGCATGCTTTACTCGCCATCCGGAAAAGGGCCATTTCCGGCGCTGGTGGTGATCCACGAATGGTGGGGCTTGAATGACTGGGTCAAGCAGCAGGCGGCGGAGCTAGCCGATCAGGGTTATGTGACTCTGGCGCTCGATCTCTATCGCGGCAAGGTGGCGATGACGTCCGACGAGGCGCACGAGATCATGCGTGGCGTTCCGCAGGACCGCGCAACACGGGACCTGCTGGCGGCGTCGGCGTATTTGCGTTCGCTGAATAATGTGGACAAAACCCGTGTCGGCGCGATTGGGTGGTGCATGGGCGGCGGCTATGCGCTCGATCTTGCGCTGAATGATCCGCAACTCAAAGCTGTGGTGATCAACTATGGCCATCTAGCCACCCAGCCCGAGACTCTGAGCAAGATTCACGCGCATGTGCTGGGGATCTTCGGCGGCAAGGATCGCGGGATCCCGGCGGACGACGTACACAAGTTCGAAGAGCAGCTCAAGGCGCAGGGGAAGACGGTTGAGATCGCGATTTTCCCGGAAGCCGGACACGCTTTCGAAAATCCCAACAACACCGCAGGCTATCGGGCGGATGACGCTGCTGCTGCGCGGAAGAAGACGGTGGCGTTTCTGGAAGCGAATCTCAAGAAGTAG
- a CDS encoding GNAT family N-acetyltransferase, whose product MLRIFQTESASHIAEARELFLEYANSLGFSLCFQSFEQELAELPGKYAPPQGRLLLAQLDDRTAGCVGMRPLEPGLCEMKRLYVRRDFRGNGIGRALAEVLIAQAQAIGYGRMRLDTVESMMGPAVAMYRALGFYEIPPYTANPVEGATFMELDLQSYMVNR is encoded by the coding sequence GTGCTCAGAATTTTCCAAACCGAGTCCGCTAGTCACATTGCCGAGGCCCGCGAGCTCTTTCTGGAATATGCCAACTCGCTGGGTTTCAGTCTCTGCTTCCAGAGTTTCGAGCAGGAATTAGCCGAGCTTCCGGGCAAATACGCTCCGCCTCAAGGACGTTTGCTGCTGGCCCAACTCGATGACCGCACCGCCGGTTGCGTGGGTATGCGTCCGCTCGAGCCCGGTCTGTGCGAAATGAAGCGGCTCTATGTGCGGCGGGATTTTCGCGGCAACGGCATTGGGCGCGCCCTGGCGGAAGTTCTCATCGCGCAGGCTCAGGCCATCGGATACGGGCGCATGCGCCTCGACACGGTCGAGTCCATGATGGGCCCGGCGGTCGCGATGTATCGTGCCCTCGGCTTCTATGAGATCCCGCCCTACACCGCCAACCCCGTCGAAGGCGCCACTTTCATGGAACTGGACCTGCAGTCCTATATGGTGAACAGATGA
- a CDS encoding DUF2238 domain-containing protein — translation MSVGVSLPPPPVARPRVRGIPGKNFLILLLAIFAAVLVWSAIRPYNYFTWFLEVVPALIALPILLFTYRRFPLTRLVYVLILCQALILLVGGHYTYAREPVFGWIRDHWHLSRNYYDRVGHFAQGLVPAFVAREILIRKQVVKRGPWLFFIVVSICLAISAAYELFEWRVAVATGSAANDFLGTQGDPWDTQEDMATALVGAIVGLVTLSRVHDHQLSETP, via the coding sequence ATGTCTGTTGGGGTGAGCCTCCCACCACCACCGGTTGCGCGTCCGCGTGTTCGCGGCATCCCTGGCAAGAATTTCCTTATTCTGCTGCTGGCGATTTTTGCGGCTGTACTGGTGTGGTCGGCAATCCGCCCGTACAACTACTTCACCTGGTTTCTTGAAGTGGTGCCGGCGCTGATTGCTCTGCCGATCCTGCTGTTCACGTACCGCCGCTTTCCCTTAACCCGGCTGGTTTATGTGCTCATTCTCTGCCAGGCGCTGATCCTGCTGGTGGGCGGACATTACACCTACGCTCGCGAGCCGGTGTTCGGCTGGATTCGCGATCACTGGCATCTGAGCCGCAACTACTACGATCGCGTTGGTCACTTCGCGCAGGGGCTGGTTCCTGCATTTGTGGCGCGTGAAATTTTGATCCGCAAGCAGGTCGTAAAACGCGGACCGTGGCTGTTCTTCATCGTGGTTTCGATCTGCCTCGCGATCAGCGCGGCTTATGAGTTGTTCGAGTGGCGGGTGGCTGTGGCCACCGGATCGGCCGCCAATGATTTTCTCGGAACCCAGGGCGACCCCTGGGATACGCAGGAAGACATGGCGACGGCTTTAGTCGGAGCCATCGTTGGCCTAGTGACGCTTTCTCGAGTTCACGATCACCAGTTATCCGAGACACCTTGA
- a CDS encoding SRPBCC family protein: MAKKSFWRGLSVGIALGAGAGLGTVLLIDRFSRPRRDVVRLEKSLQIGLPVPEVFDAWIHLERLPAVSDSICEIRVDGRRSYWSIVLDGKQFGWEAEIEQFIPLQSIAWKSLSGPKHTGRISFAPVGNDTLVHVTMNYVPPSRLLRPFANVTEEHLEEFISKVLRDFKASLEGKGKDTDGGGSQARRGQSGVTPMRPAPRSVDDAASTSEQNSA, encoded by the coding sequence ATGGCAAAGAAATCGTTCTGGCGTGGTCTCAGCGTTGGGATAGCTTTGGGCGCGGGGGCTGGCCTGGGTACGGTCTTGTTAATTGATCGTTTCAGCCGTCCTCGCAGGGACGTGGTGCGGCTGGAGAAGAGCTTGCAAATTGGGCTGCCCGTTCCTGAAGTCTTCGATGCCTGGATTCATCTTGAGCGCCTGCCCGCTGTCAGCGACAGCATTTGCGAGATTCGGGTAGATGGACGGCGGTCCTACTGGTCCATCGTTCTCGACGGCAAGCAATTCGGGTGGGAGGCGGAGATTGAGCAGTTCATTCCTCTGCAATCCATTGCCTGGAAATCGCTAAGCGGGCCCAAGCACACCGGCCGCATCAGCTTTGCGCCAGTAGGCAATGACACGCTGGTGCACGTCACCATGAATTACGTGCCGCCCTCGCGCTTGCTCCGTCCTTTTGCGAATGTGACCGAGGAGCACCTGGAAGAGTTCATTTCCAAGGTGCTGCGGGATTTTAAAGCCTCGCTGGAAGGGAAGGGCAAAGACACAGATGGTGGCGGCTCACAGGCTCGTCGCGGACAATCGGGTGTAACACCAATGCGCCCTGCCCCGCGCTCGGTCGATGACGCTGCTTCGACCTCAGAACAGAACAGCGCCTGA
- a CDS encoding ferritin family protein, translating into MKRDFASLSPQEALHVAIFIEERNAGLYQQFAELFAEFRDPESLQIADVFWDMAQEERHHGTLLQEKYLERYGTRHCVTTEEDIREIIEVPKLESGELFAIVRSNTAYSPRYKALEVALAAEQGAQRFYQRMAATTSDEELHKLYRELAEFEDSHTNLLEQKISAARRAAGSELA; encoded by the coding sequence ATGAAACGGGATTTTGCTTCGCTTAGCCCACAGGAAGCCCTTCACGTCGCCATTTTCATCGAAGAACGCAATGCCGGGCTGTACCAGCAGTTTGCCGAATTGTTTGCCGAGTTTCGTGATCCCGAGTCGCTGCAAATTGCCGATGTTTTCTGGGATATGGCGCAGGAAGAGCGGCACCACGGAACCCTGCTGCAGGAGAAATATCTCGAGCGTTACGGCACCCGCCATTGTGTTACTACGGAAGAAGACATTCGCGAGATAATTGAAGTCCCCAAACTCGAGAGTGGTGAGCTGTTTGCGATCGTGCGTTCCAACACTGCTTATTCACCCCGATACAAAGCTCTGGAAGTCGCGCTGGCAGCGGAACAGGGAGCGCAACGCTTTTACCAACGTATGGCTGCCACTACGTCTGACGAAGAGTTGCATAAACTTTACAGGGAACTGGCGGAGTTTGAAGACTCACATACCAATCTGCTGGAGCAGAAAATTTCTGCCGCCCGGCGCGCGGCCGGCAGCGAATTGGCATAA